The segment CAACCCACTTGTAACTCTTtcaatagcatttttttttctttttaacttttatcaGTGGGTGACcgatttaatatatttattcatcgttttatacttttatacaTCAAGAGATCAAATTAGAATTTCTCAAATGAGATGAGTGGAGCAAGCAAGCAGGCACTGATCTTTTTGAAATAAGAGCATAACGCGTCTCCCAAAATGCTATAGTGACAAGTGACATGTGAGAGGTCACATCATTTTTCAACCCCAAAAAACACCCatataaaatacaagttaattTCTATATTATAAGTCCAAGACCAAATGACATGGGGGCACCCGCAGTGAGTAACGCAGTAAGTATACTAAGATAGTGAAGAACAGGCCCAGAGCAAAAGGGAGGAAAAGGGTCTTAAACAAAGTATAATATTGGATTGGGAAACTAGTGGTGAGGGCAGAAAGTGACCAAATAGTTGCCACCAGTGCAAGTGGCAATGCTAGTTGGATCATCATAAGCATAGGAATAAGCTCTTGGACATGCGGCTTTGAAGATCTTGGAGTAGGCGGTGGGCTTGCAGGACTGCGGACTCCCAAAGCTTCCAGTGCAGCAGTAGCGGGGCGAGTTGAAGGCAGAGCATGCGCTCTTGCAGGCCACCACCCGCCTGTTGTCGTGGGATCTCACCTGGAGACCAACCGGACACATGGTGTTGAGGTCGCTCACACATCCCGCGTAGCTACACTTGCCTGACCCTTTGAAGGGGGTGATGGAGATGGCCAGGTTGTAACCGTCGACGAGGCTCACGTCGTAGAAATCTTGCTCTGAACCCAGGGTGATCTCGGCAAGGGTGGCCGGAGGTGTGCCGCCCATGCCGTTGCAGAAAAGGGAGCCGCCGCAGTCTCCAGTGGCGCAGCGGCCCCTGCCGTGGGCGTCGAAGGAGCAGCCGTGACGGCCCCAGATGCGGCCGGACCAGGCCGCTGGGATGTGGAGGGAGTAGGCCTTGTTGGGTGGGAGCTTGAAGCCTCCACGGGCAAGGATG is part of the Vitis riparia cultivar Riparia Gloire de Montpellier isolate 1030 chromosome 17, EGFV_Vit.rip_1.0, whole genome shotgun sequence genome and harbors:
- the LOC117934448 gene encoding thaumatin-like protein, with the protein product MGMLLRSLLLSLVCTYIAGEVSATTISLYNKCSHPVWPGIQPGAGKPILARGGFKLPPNKAYSLHIPAAWSGRIWGRHGCSFDAHGRGRCATGDCGGSLFCNGMGGTPPATLAEITLGSEQDFYDVSLVDGYNLAISITPFKGSGKCSYAGCVSDLNTMCPVGLQVRSHDNRRVVACKSACSAFNSPRYCCTGSFGSPQSCKPTAYSKIFKAACPRAYSYAYDDPTSIATCTGGNYLVTFCPHH